A genomic region of Methanothermobacter thermautotrophicus str. Delta H contains the following coding sequences:
- the ala gene encoding alanine dehydrogenase codes for MEKTVVLTRSDVEGLLNMDDCLKAVEGAFVQEALGRVQMPPKMYLFFRRYNGDLRVMPSYLEELEMAGVKCVNVHPSNPDRHSLPTVMAVIELVDPETGFPIALMDGTHITDMRTGAAGGVSVKYLASRDASRLGIIGAGRQAWTQLMAISRVADLEEVSVYCRTPSTREKFALRASKEYEVPVRAATDPREAVEGMDIVVTVTPSRSPVVMADWVSPGTHICAMGADAPGKQELDPLILKNARVFYDSLEQATHSGEINVPITEGILRVDDLQGSLGDVMTGKIEGRTSPADVTVFDSTGLSIQDITTAWMIYERAVAGEVGLEVDLQG; via the coding sequence ATGGAAAAAACAGTTGTGCTAACCAGGAGTGATGTTGAAGGCCTTCTTAACATGGACGACTGCCTGAAGGCGGTTGAGGGTGCCTTTGTCCAGGAGGCCCTTGGGAGGGTTCAGATGCCCCCTAAGATGTACCTGTTCTTCAGGAGATACAATGGAGACCTCCGTGTCATGCCATCCTACCTTGAGGAGCTTGAGATGGCCGGTGTTAAGTGCGTCAATGTGCACCCCTCAAACCCTGATAGGCATTCCCTGCCAACGGTAATGGCTGTCATAGAGCTTGTGGACCCTGAAACAGGGTTCCCCATTGCACTCATGGATGGAACCCATATAACCGATATGAGAACGGGTGCCGCTGGCGGTGTATCGGTGAAGTACCTTGCATCCAGGGACGCGTCAAGGCTCGGGATAATCGGTGCCGGAAGGCAGGCCTGGACCCAGCTCATGGCAATCAGCAGGGTGGCGGATCTTGAGGAGGTCAGCGTCTACTGCAGGACACCGTCAACGCGTGAAAAATTTGCCTTAAGGGCTTCAAAGGAATATGAAGTCCCCGTGAGGGCCGCTACAGATCCAAGGGAGGCTGTTGAGGGTATGGACATCGTTGTAACCGTCACTCCATCAAGGAGTCCTGTGGTCATGGCAGACTGGGTGTCGCCGGGTACGCACATATGTGCCATGGGTGCAGACGCCCCAGGGAAGCAGGAACTGGACCCTCTGATACTCAAAAATGCCCGTGTATTCTATGACAGCCTGGAGCAGGCAACCCACAGCGGAGAAATAAACGTGCCCATCACCGAGGGGATCCTCAGGGTGGATGACCTCCAGGGAAGCCTGGGGGATGTTATGACAGGCAAGATTGAGGGTAGAACTTCACCCGCTGATGTGACCGTATTTGATTCGACTGGACTCTCCATTCAGGATATAACAACAGCATGGATGATCTATGAGAGGGCCGTTGCCGGTGAAGTGGGTCTGGAGGTGGATCTTCAGGGATGA
- a CDS encoding DsrE family protein codes for MVDYRVVFHIDEDDESRVLLLISNVRNLMADLESVRIEVVAYSMGVNVLRRDSEYSGDVSELTGQGVRFCACSNTLRASGMDGDDLLEGVDVVSSGVGHIVRRQTEGWAYIRP; via the coding sequence ATGGTGGATTACCGTGTGGTCTTCCACATAGATGAGGATGATGAGTCAAGGGTTCTGCTCCTCATCTCCAATGTCAGGAACCTAATGGCTGATCTCGAATCCGTCAGAATAGAGGTTGTGGCTTACTCCATGGGAGTTAATGTCCTCAGAAGGGATTCTGAGTACTCAGGGGACGTATCTGAACTCACAGGTCAGGGTGTCAGGTTCTGTGCATGCTCAAACACCCTCAGGGCATCTGGTATGGATGGGGATGACCTCCTGGAGGGAGTCGATGTTGTATCATCCGGTGTGGGTCATATTGTAAGAAGACAGACAGAGGGATGGGCCTATATAAGGCCCTGA
- a CDS encoding LysE family translocator — MISILLFALTSFLIGLSGAMAPGPLLTVTVSDSIRRGFRAGPLLVAGHVLGEALLVTLILMGLGYILRSGPAPAILGTAGGAVLIWMGILGFRDSEDTENIPEGGSILRGAIISFANPYFFLWWGAVGAALMYRGLELAGVLGLLAFLAGHWSSDLTWYSLVSFLSSRKSFRMNGRPYKIVMMILSLFLILFGVYFLIESLKAISGYS; from the coding sequence ATGATCAGTATCCTGCTATTCGCCCTGACATCATTTCTGATTGGACTATCCGGGGCCATGGCCCCCGGACCCCTCCTTACCGTAACTGTTTCAGATTCCATCAGGAGGGGATTCAGGGCCGGACCCCTCCTTGTGGCCGGCCATGTCCTCGGAGAGGCTCTCCTTGTTACTCTGATACTGATGGGCCTGGGTTATATCCTCAGATCAGGCCCTGCTCCAGCCATCCTTGGGACTGCAGGTGGAGCAGTCCTCATATGGATGGGAATCCTTGGTTTCAGGGATTCTGAAGACACTGAAAATATCCCTGAGGGTGGGTCAATCCTTCGGGGGGCCATCATAAGCTTTGCGAACCCATACTTCTTCCTGTGGTGGGGTGCGGTGGGCGCTGCCCTGATGTACAGGGGACTGGAGCTTGCAGGCGTCCTTGGGCTCCTGGCATTCCTCGCAGGTCACTGGTCATCTGACCTCACATGGTACAGTCTCGTATCATTCCTCTCATCAAGGAAATCCTTCAGAATGAATGGAAGACCTTACAAAATTGTTATGATGATTTTAAGTCTATTCCTGATTCTTTTTGGAGTCTACTTCTTAATTGAAAGTCTGAAGGCCATTTCAGGGTATTCCTAG
- a CDS encoding bifunctional metallophosphatase/5'-nucleotidase, with the protein MNDTHGYIKSHPELFWEGREIVYETLGGYQHIAGLVDKIRKERPALLLDCGDTIHGTYHAVKSRGAAMIPLLNEMGFKAMTAHWEFAYGPERFIELSKKLNYPVLAINCYREGTERLVFQPYEILDVGELQVGIIGIASNIVDKVMPPHFSEGLEFTLGLEELPGWIDILRNEERVDLTVVISHLGFPQEVQLASDVEGIDVLLSAHTHNRLERPHIVGDTIIIQSGCHGSFIGRLDLEVDDGVRGFSHELMKVRGPSDPDVEEMVLRITETDSDHLETVVGSTRTHLNRYTILESTMDNLLLKAVMDTGDFDLAFSNGWRYGAPVPPGDIRIEDLWNIIPVNPPLSRVRLTGREIWDMMEENIELVFSRNPYNQMGGYLKRCLGLEMYFKIENPPGARIQKIFVNGRPLDPSGTYSAVYVTSQGVPSRYGEDHEETDLRAIDVLEEYIARNSPVDAGLEGRITPV; encoded by the coding sequence GTGAACGACACCCATGGATACATTAAAAGCCATCCCGAACTTTTCTGGGAGGGCCGTGAAATCGTATATGAGACCCTTGGTGGTTACCAGCACATAGCTGGACTCGTTGATAAAATACGCAAAGAGAGGCCCGCTCTACTTCTTGACTGCGGGGATACCATCCACGGCACATACCATGCCGTGAAGAGTCGGGGCGCTGCAATGATCCCCCTGCTGAATGAGATGGGATTCAAGGCCATGACAGCTCACTGGGAGTTTGCCTACGGACCTGAAAGGTTCATTGAACTCTCAAAGAAGCTCAATTACCCTGTACTTGCCATAAACTGCTACCGTGAGGGTACCGAACGGCTGGTATTCCAGCCCTATGAAATCCTTGATGTTGGGGAACTGCAGGTGGGTATCATAGGGATAGCATCAAACATCGTAGATAAGGTCATGCCACCCCACTTCAGTGAGGGCCTTGAATTCACCCTTGGCCTTGAGGAGCTCCCCGGATGGATCGATATCCTCAGGAATGAGGAGAGGGTGGATCTCACCGTTGTGATATCACACCTCGGCTTTCCACAGGAGGTTCAGCTGGCATCTGATGTTGAGGGCATCGATGTGCTGCTGAGCGCACACACCCACAACAGACTCGAGAGGCCCCACATCGTTGGAGATACCATAATCATACAGTCAGGCTGTCATGGCTCCTTCATCGGGCGCCTTGACCTGGAGGTGGATGATGGTGTCAGGGGATTCAGCCATGAACTCATGAAGGTGAGGGGTCCCTCAGATCCTGATGTTGAGGAGATGGTGCTCAGGATAACTGAGACCGACAGTGACCACCTCGAAACAGTCGTGGGCTCCACCAGGACCCACCTTAACAGGTACACCATACTGGAGTCAACCATGGATAACCTCCTCCTAAAGGCCGTGATGGATACAGGGGACTTTGACCTTGCATTCTCCAATGGGTGGCGTTACGGTGCCCCTGTGCCGCCAGGAGATATCAGAATTGAGGATCTCTGGAACATTATACCTGTAAATCCTCCTTTATCCCGGGTGAGGTTAACAGGCAGGGAAATATGGGATATGATGGAGGAAAACATTGAACTCGTATTCTCAAGGAACCCCTACAATCAGATGGGGGGCTACCTCAAGAGGTGCCTCGGACTTGAGATGTACTTCAAGATCGAGAACCCTCCAGGTGCAAGGATACAGAAGATATTTGTAAATGGCAGACCCCTTGACCCGTCAGGGACCTACAGTGCCGTCTACGTCACATCCCAGGGAGTCCCCTCCAGGTACGGTGAGGACCATGAGGAGACCGATCTGAGGGCCATTGATGTGCTTGAAGAATACATCGCGAGAAACAGCCCGGTGGACGCCGGCCTTGAGGGGAGGATAACACCCGTGTAG
- a CDS encoding TMEM175 family protein, which yields MKKKRLEGLVDAIFAIAMTILVLGIDVPTGTMSVPAMDAYIMGLASDLYSYCLSFLLLGVFWWVNHMHFEKLEKVDTGFIWINIVWLMVVVLVPFSTKLTGNYGDLVTPNILFHLNMLTIGLLLSMSWIYTQRNGLMDIGENEYRLILKKNLLMPLAAILALILTPIAPEYSSTAYAVLILKRLL from the coding sequence ATGAAAAAGAAGAGACTGGAGGGTCTGGTTGATGCCATATTTGCAATCGCCATGACCATACTTGTTCTGGGCATAGATGTGCCCACCGGCACCATGAGTGTTCCGGCAATGGACGCCTACATCATGGGCCTTGCATCTGATTTGTACAGCTACTGTCTCAGTTTCCTCCTCCTCGGCGTCTTCTGGTGGGTTAACCACATGCACTTCGAGAAACTGGAGAAGGTTGACACGGGATTCATATGGATAAACATCGTCTGGCTCATGGTCGTTGTCCTGGTACCATTCTCAACAAAGCTGACAGGTAATTATGGAGACCTTGTAACACCCAATATCCTGTTCCACCTGAATATGCTCACCATAGGTCTTTTATTATCCATGAGCTGGATCTATACCCAGAGGAATGGTTTAATGGATATCGGAGAAAATGAATACCGCTTAATCCTGAAGAAGAATCTTTTAATGCCTCTTGCAGCCATCCTTGCACTCATCTTAACACCCATTGCACCGGAGTACAGCTCCACCGCCTACGCAGTTCTCATATTAAAGAGGCTCCTTTAG
- a CDS encoding ABC transporter permease, giving the protein MEMKKVMWMLKKDLIVLWRHKPRLISIILFPILMITLFGYGMGGTLENIPVVIVEQSSGPVTDQTVDAMRNMSLYDIKDILKDPEIARDMVDAGEVKAAIILPPNYDNLTSSEPTVVMYLDSSDQLASQALVPATQALFSKLSGQLAVERMQGTSMNAQNSTPSSGFQSMVSTINLQIDRIYGDVKYMDFLVPAILAMTIMFSCMFGMGQSIAGERERGELARLFMTPTSVATVVGGKIISKLVIESGRALLLLFIAILLFGIKINGSMLLTVLLLILTALCFVGFGIMISARVGTQEDYMQMVMPFAMPMMFVSGVFYPIETMPWIFQKIAYVVPLTYANNALRAVMLKGAGAGDIMVNLLVLGGFTLLFFAMGVTRFNRDI; this is encoded by the coding sequence ATGGAAATGAAAAAGGTTATGTGGATGCTTAAGAAGGACCTGATAGTCCTCTGGAGGCACAAACCGCGCCTCATATCCATCATACTGTTCCCCATACTGATGATAACCCTCTTCGGTTATGGTATGGGCGGTACCCTTGAGAATATACCCGTGGTTATAGTGGAACAGAGCAGCGGTCCGGTGACAGACCAGACCGTTGATGCCATGAGGAACATGAGCCTCTATGATATAAAGGATATCCTGAAGGACCCGGAGATCGCCAGGGATATGGTGGACGCCGGGGAGGTCAAGGCAGCCATAATACTGCCACCTAACTATGATAACCTCACATCATCGGAGCCCACCGTGGTCATGTACCTTGACTCCTCGGATCAGCTGGCAAGCCAGGCCCTTGTACCGGCAACACAGGCCCTCTTCAGCAAGCTATCCGGGCAGCTTGCTGTGGAGAGGATGCAGGGCACATCCATGAATGCACAGAATTCAACTCCAAGTTCAGGTTTCCAGAGCATGGTCAGCACCATAAACCTCCAGATTGACAGAATCTACGGGGACGTCAAGTACATGGACTTCCTTGTGCCCGCCATACTGGCCATGACCATAATGTTCTCCTGCATGTTTGGAATGGGTCAGTCCATTGCGGGTGAACGGGAAAGGGGAGAGCTTGCAAGGCTCTTCATGACCCCCACAAGTGTAGCCACAGTTGTGGGAGGTAAGATAATCTCAAAGCTTGTGATAGAAAGTGGAAGGGCCCTTCTCCTGCTCTTCATTGCAATTCTTCTCTTCGGTATCAAGATAAATGGTAGCATGCTCCTGACGGTCCTGCTACTGATACTGACGGCCCTCTGCTTTGTCGGCTTTGGTATAATGATATCAGCCAGGGTGGGGACCCAGGAGGACTACATGCAGATGGTCATGCCCTTCGCCATGCCCATGATGTTCGTATCAGGGGTGTTCTACCCCATTGAGACCATGCCCTGGATATTCCAGAAGATAGCCTACGTAGTCCCCCTCACCTATGCCAACAATGCCCTCCGGGCAGTCATGCTAAAGGGCGCCGGTGCTGGGGACATAATGGTTAACCTCCTTGTGCTTGGTGGATTCACCCTCCTGTTCTTTGCGATGGGTGTTACCCGTTTCAACAGGGACATTTAA
- a CDS encoding HAD family hydrolase: protein MKAVVFDNSGTLIRRYRALKDLKTGKICDSMNSLDVVDYRDRRALVVLQTDPSTCIVNARPHQTIYEFIERNHIRFNISYANTAVDPGEILEVLRDDPATVGDIQDTIDAVAGKNYNIQICSGSGFIVNMDRGRVDFTITAGGKLFPEVPHVIGELMDRKIDIYIASGDRKGSLMELAKLLGIPTENVFDTADTERKARIIRELRGRYSKVVMVGNGINDILALREADIGVLTLQQREHVPQRLIEAADYVIENIGELLDIDI, encoded by the coding sequence ATGAAGGCCGTTGTTTTTGATAATTCAGGGACACTCATAAGGAGGTACAGGGCCCTCAAGGATCTTAAAACCGGTAAGATATGTGACAGCATGAACTCACTTGATGTTGTTGATTACCGGGACCGTAGAGCACTCGTGGTACTTCAGACGGACCCATCCACCTGTATAGTGAATGCCAGGCCCCACCAGACAATCTACGAATTCATAGAGAGGAACCATATAAGGTTCAATATAAGCTACGCCAACACCGCAGTTGATCCCGGTGAAATCCTTGAGGTCCTAAGGGATGACCCGGCCACCGTGGGGGACATACAGGATACCATAGATGCTGTTGCAGGGAAGAACTACAACATACAGATATGCAGCGGTTCAGGTTTCATCGTCAACATGGACCGGGGGAGGGTGGATTTCACCATAACAGCAGGAGGAAAGCTCTTCCCGGAGGTCCCCCATGTTATCGGTGAACTCATGGACAGGAAAATCGACATATACATTGCATCGGGGGACAGGAAGGGGTCCCTCATGGAACTTGCAAAGCTCCTGGGAATCCCCACTGAAAACGTATTTGACACTGCAGACACCGAGAGGAAGGCAAGGATAATACGTGAACTCCGGGGGAGGTACAGCAAGGTCGTTATGGTGGGTAATGGCATCAACGACATCCTTGCACTTAGGGAGGCCGATATAGGGGTTCTTACACTCCAGCAGAGGGAGCATGTCCCCCAGAGGCTTATAGAAGCCGCTGATTATGTAATAGAGAATATAGGAGAGCTGCTGGATATAGATATCTGA
- a CDS encoding sugar phosphate isomerase/epimerase family protein yields the protein MRLGFSTLALFMEPLENILQKAEDDGFELVELLCEGPYWPRRLLQDGDSLEVFESFDLEVLIHAPTIDLNPASMNRGIREETGRQMVETIELASRIGATTVTTHPGVVHRREDRIRSAALQFALETLGECVEYAEDLSIKFSVENMPGRFSYLCNNPAEHERFVEKCGSYATVDIGHANTTGRLQDFLEIKRTAHYHISDNNGKRDQHLPLGEVTVDLKLLGSIERGVIELNSYDGVIRSRRILEEVVR from the coding sequence ATGAGACTTGGTTTTTCAACCCTGGCGCTTTTCATGGAGCCACTGGAAAACATCCTTCAGAAAGCAGAGGATGACGGTTTTGAACTTGTAGAGCTCCTCTGTGAGGGACCCTACTGGCCAAGAAGGCTACTTCAGGACGGGGATTCCTTGGAAGTCTTCGAGTCCTTCGACCTCGAGGTCCTTATCCACGCACCCACCATAGACCTGAACCCTGCAAGCATGAACCGGGGTATAAGGGAGGAGACAGGGAGGCAGATGGTCGAGACAATTGAACTTGCATCAAGGATAGGTGCAACAACAGTCACAACCCACCCTGGAGTGGTCCACCGGAGGGAGGACAGGATAAGGAGTGCTGCACTCCAGTTCGCACTTGAAACACTTGGTGAATGCGTTGAATACGCAGAGGATCTGTCCATAAAATTCTCAGTCGAAAACATGCCCGGAAGATTCTCCTACCTCTGCAATAACCCTGCAGAACATGAGAGATTTGTTGAAAAATGTGGCTCCTACGCAACGGTTGACATAGGACATGCCAACACTACAGGGCGTCTCCAGGATTTCCTGGAGATCAAAAGAACAGCCCACTATCACATCAGTGACAATAACGGGAAGAGGGACCAGCACCTGCCCCTCGGGGAGGTCACAGTCGATCTTAAACTCCTGGGATCCATAGAGAGGGGTGTGATAGAACTGAACAGCTATGATGGTGTAATCAGGAGCAGAAGAATCCTTGAGGAGGTCGTCCGTTGA
- a CDS encoding DrrA-related ABC transporter ATP-binding protein, which yields MKYAIETFDLTKVYGDFKAVDSLNMKIEKNSIFGFLGPNGAGKTTTIKMLTCLIPPSSGTARVAGYDILKNPDEVRQQIGMVPQKVSLYEDLTARENVEMCADFYGMPEDLKESRIEELMELVDIKYAADKPVGQMSGGQQQKVSLVASLIHQPDILFLDEPTIGLDPTTKRVLWDLIDELNSSGHTIILCSHDMYEVELLCDYVGIINQGVLAAFDTPQGLKDTVIKEEESLRAKEIGGILDRIDKETPESERRAIQEIKKSERICAGKEISMLIVNLTDDLLSELEALPVTLDVKKHHTGRIILELDETCETAVNDVLAAVIRNNARITSISTKDPSLEDVFMKVTGR from the coding sequence ATGAAATATGCGATAGAAACCTTCGATCTCACAAAGGTCTACGGGGACTTCAAGGCGGTGGACAGCCTGAACATGAAGATAGAGAAGAACTCCATCTTTGGTTTCCTGGGGCCCAACGGGGCCGGGAAGACAACAACCATAAAGATGCTCACATGTCTCATCCCGCCAAGCTCAGGGACCGCCAGGGTTGCAGGTTATGATATACTCAAAAACCCCGATGAGGTCCGGCAGCAGATAGGCATGGTTCCCCAGAAGGTAAGCCTATACGAGGACCTCACAGCAAGGGAAAACGTGGAGATGTGCGCAGACTTCTATGGCATGCCCGAGGATCTGAAGGAATCAAGGATAGAGGAGCTCATGGAACTTGTGGACATAAAATACGCTGCAGACAAGCCAGTCGGGCAGATGTCAGGTGGCCAGCAGCAGAAGGTGTCACTGGTTGCAAGCCTCATACATCAACCAGACATCCTCTTCCTGGACGAACCAACAATCGGCCTGGACCCGACAACCAAGCGGGTGCTCTGGGACCTCATAGACGAACTGAACAGCAGCGGTCACACCATCATACTCTGCTCCCACGACATGTACGAGGTGGAACTCCTCTGTGACTACGTGGGGATAATAAATCAGGGCGTTCTTGCCGCCTTTGACACTCCACAGGGGCTCAAGGACACAGTGATAAAGGAGGAGGAATCCCTCAGAGCAAAGGAGATCGGTGGGATACTGGACAGGATCGACAAGGAGACGCCTGAATCCGAGAGAAGGGCCATCCAGGAGATCAAGAAATCAGAGAGGATATGTGCCGGTAAGGAGATAAGCATGCTCATTGTGAACCTCACAGATGATCTACTATCTGAACTGGAAGCCCTACCGGTTACACTGGACGTTAAGAAGCACCATACAGGAAGGATAATCCTTGAACTCGATGAAACATGCGAAACTGCCGTTAATGATGTTCTGGCGGCTGTTATAAGGAACAACGCCAGGATAACCTCAATTTCAACAAAGGACCCCTCACTCGAGGACGTATTTATGAAGGTTACAGGGAGGTAA
- a CDS encoding PadR family transcriptional regulator, which produces MCAEEGPLTGEGGEFDEKIIKSFMRGFGKTMILWMISKEKIHGYEIMRRLERFYSFKGMHCKNIKPPGPSVIYPVLHDLERKGLIEGSWEMHGEKRVKYYEITPLGEKTIERIRQIMRDHVSKIWEDFWNDMFPAEREDET; this is translated from the coding sequence ATGTGCGCAGAAGAAGGTCCCCTCACCGGTGAGGGGGGTGAATTCGATGAAAAGATAATAAAAAGCTTCATGAGAGGATTTGGAAAGACAATGATCCTCTGGATGATAAGCAAGGAAAAAATACATGGCTACGAGATAATGCGACGCCTTGAAAGATTCTACTCATTCAAGGGCATGCACTGCAAGAACATAAAACCGCCCGGACCCAGCGTAATCTACCCGGTACTCCATGACCTCGAAAGGAAGGGACTGATAGAGGGCAGCTGGGAGATGCACGGTGAGAAAAGAGTGAAATACTATGAGATAACCCCTCTCGGTGAGAAGACGATAGAGAGGATCCGGCAGATAATGAGGGACCATGTATCAAAGATATGGGAAGACTTCTGGAATGACATGTTCCCCGCTGAAAGGGAGGATGAAACATGA
- a CDS encoding PQQ-binding-like beta-propeller repeat protein, whose translation MMRKGLIAALIILGMILSPVSAADWPVFHGDEQHTGYAKEPSDFSAKTWYLSIGGIKSSPAIFNKVAYIGSLDGRLYAVNLETGSVVWSYKTEGAIVSSPVVVNGTVFVGSWDGYLYAIDTDTGDLEWKFKTGNRIESSPAVSGDTVYIGSDDCRVYAVDRDDGSKKWEFYTGDAVKSSPLPVNGTLYVGSFNGKVYALSESDGNEVWSYTSGDAIRSSPAFWNGTVYVGSDDGNIYALSESDGNVIWKYSLGDRVYSSPSVDTEENSVFIGCDDGNITSLDTRTGALKWSFHTGAPVRSTPALFENMIAVGSDDGTLYILNKYSGREEWSYSPGYYLFSSPVSSSPVVYGKTVYFATENGYIYALDSKKKEAPTSVFAYYIIAVILVIAGAVIGLRKVAGRR comes from the coding sequence ATGATGAGAAAAGGTTTAATCGCGGCACTCATAATCCTTGGGATGATCCTCAGTCCTGTATCAGCAGCTGACTGGCCGGTATTCCATGGAGACGAACAGCACACAGGTTATGCAAAGGAGCCAAGCGACTTCTCTGCAAAGACATGGTACCTCTCCATTGGGGGTATAAAGTCATCCCCGGCCATATTCAACAAGGTGGCCTACATAGGATCCCTTGATGGGAGGCTCTATGCAGTGAACCTTGAGACCGGGTCCGTGGTCTGGAGCTACAAAACAGAGGGTGCCATCGTCTCATCGCCGGTGGTTGTAAATGGGACCGTATTTGTGGGTTCCTGGGATGGATACCTCTATGCAATAGACACAGACACCGGAGACCTTGAATGGAAATTCAAAACAGGTAACAGGATAGAATCATCACCTGCAGTGAGCGGGGACACCGTCTATATTGGATCTGATGACTGCAGGGTATACGCTGTGGACAGAGACGATGGCTCCAAGAAGTGGGAGTTCTACACCGGGGACGCCGTTAAATCATCACCCCTCCCTGTGAATGGCACCTTATATGTGGGTTCATTCAATGGTAAGGTATACGCCCTCTCAGAATCCGACGGGAACGAAGTATGGAGTTACACGTCAGGGGACGCCATAAGATCCTCACCAGCCTTCTGGAATGGGACAGTCTATGTGGGGTCAGATGACGGGAACATCTACGCCCTATCAGAGTCAGATGGGAATGTGATCTGGAAGTACAGCCTCGGCGACCGTGTATATTCCTCCCCATCAGTTGACACAGAGGAGAACAGTGTCTTCATTGGATGCGATGACGGGAACATCACATCCCTGGACACCAGGACCGGTGCCCTGAAATGGTCATTCCATACCGGTGCCCCTGTACGTTCAACACCGGCTCTCTTTGAGAACATGATAGCGGTGGGATCAGATGACGGGACACTCTACATCCTCAACAAGTACAGTGGCAGGGAGGAGTGGAGCTACTCCCCAGGCTACTACCTCTTCAGCTCACCTGTGAGTTCCTCTCCAGTGGTCTACGGCAAGACAGTCTACTTTGCAACCGAAAACGGATACATATACGCCCTTGACTCCAAGAAGAAGGAGGCTCCTACCTCAGTATTCGCCTACTACATCATTGCAGTGATCCTTGTAATCGCCGGAGCTGTTATCGGACTCAGGAAGGTTGCAGGAAGAAGATAA